In one Oryza glaberrima chromosome 2, OglaRS2, whole genome shotgun sequence genomic region, the following are encoded:
- the LOC127762858 gene encoding BEACH domain-containing protein B isoform X3 — MNIVKGVADLLRKSAAASSGVGGGGGGGGGGGDGGGGGGGGAGGSSSSAPDRLAAAPSPRVRFSDSGVEGVLNMLWQKYENAIDKAEKKESLQIFIMHFVQAFKEWELQYTEQSVDQEPISDDTVLGCSRGHPSEIILILVQEVSQITSFITEIGNSCSESSPNISEQSSDLMLSSEGLNILECLTIVTRSVHNCRVFSYYGGVQKVTALLKAAVVKLKTLTSLLAADEQLSNKAIDNMKMMQKILVHIVTIISNFMNLEPTATRLTQFINTTGKTLSNEFLATVTPISAKSAVHDTNWQQKAIVAVMEAGGVNWLVELLRVIRRLNLKEQWTDVLLHFITLHALRSTISQHARAQNHFRSIGGLEVLLDGLGLPSSKLSVSKYSFVPSDERSGILQLQILSLEILREAVFGNVNNLQFLCENGRIHKFANSICWPAFMLQGFHQQKALDSRVQNCKLEESTGISLTSESFASPIDILDTTEWTEYSVKLSIALCSFLLPPNEIRNSSGAVDSQVSLSISVAYCEQCARWIIKVLSTVFPCIKACASESELPNHTRILANTLQHYILCTFRKVLISVPALLKSFRAEGLWSLIFSDKFFYFGSSMEYIHHIVCDTQNNHFIDATESAGSKGLNQADVNILQAEAISFLEFAATINENTNNLPECSALLDVLERCTYDPGLAGTILKSFHVILQLATEQTISSFKSLDALTRVLKVACLQAQHLRKLSHPGDGLSGNVFQSENVQMSSSDEKIKSTIACVELAFNLFKEYTTISELGRILVLHNANCIECLFDLFQEENLRKNVLEQVLDLFRLPSASAQDHTAKLQLCSKYLEAFTRAKEKEDFAELSIDLLVNMREIIMIDRMYYQNLFRNGECFLHIVSLLNGTFDEAVGEQLVLNVLQTLTVLLAENDVSKASFRMLVGVGYQTLQSLLLDFCKWLPSQKLLDAILGMLVDGTFDKNEETTIKNEDVIILFLNVLQKSSTALQHYGLVVLQQLLKGSITNRSSCFKAGFLSFLLDWFSVEETDDTVIKIAELIQIIGGHSICGKDIRKIFALLRDEKIGVKQKRNSLLLTSLSHMLKEKGPEAFFEFSGHDSGIEIKSPVQWPYNKGLSFCCWLRVESFLENSMMGLFSFFTESGKGCLAMLGKDALIFESISQKHQCVLSPLSLPTKQWIFLSVTHSVGRAFSTGSQLRCYVDGGQISNQKCRWAKVNEVMTRCSIGTDLMPIGEEPTSLGFESTSAFVGQMGPVYAFSDALSSEQIKGIYNLGPSYMYSFLGDQNLLMNVDTLYKGILDGKDGISSKMIFGLNAQASNNRTLFNVSAALDGLDKSKFEATIMGGTKLCSRRLLQEIIYCVGGVSVFFPLLIHFDDAVIHSREPAIGDELAGQVVELVASVLDGNVANQQQMHLLSGFSILGFLFQSVSPQLLNFKTLSSLKYMLNVLKNCGMSDVLLKDALSQIYLNPHIWAYASYEVQRELYLLLIQYFECDGKCLPMLCGLPRIIDIVLQFYSEKTDLRSSKTSLHPVTKKVIAERPNIEEIRKIRLLLLSLAEMSIKLKVSQHDITTLVSFFERSQDVACIEDVLHMIIRALSHNSLLSSFLEKVNPLGGCYIFINLLKREFEPIRLLGLQFLGELLVGVPSEKKGPKFFGLPVGRPRSISENLRKGMTAAPQLFFYSISERLFKFPLSDHLRATLFDVLLGGASPKQVLQKRSQSEVSKDSAISSASLSPFAVPQILVCIFKYMQSCQDTLARTKILSDLLDLLDSNPSNVEALVEYGWSSWLETSVKLDVFRDYKSSSEAEDNTYETNELILVRNMYSLVLTYCLCSMKGGWHQLEDTTNFLLLKIEQGQLPNSCLIRDIFEDIVGSLLETSSEENLFLQPCRDNILYLLKLIHELFVDQIGIKLLFPSPGLSAQSSSDDSLIEDINTSVVEILNAEGSGQLTSFPWSNSTYTDGDKLSDDWWSFYDKIWTLLCNLNGRGQNRLTPKGSNAAVPSIGQRARGLVESLNIPAAEMAAVVVTGGIGSALSGKANKNADKAMMLRGERFPRIIFHLIILYLCKAGLENLSKSLLRGRSQYGGLDDGARSHIMSPLIFEILVQGKSLLATNMLARDDSTEVNSNKDSGYVLNFVQKDRVLAAAADEVKYMKDAKADRLRQLQELHSKIDESLIEDIEQLQSFEDDIQFAKSAAISVDDSRKAALQLAFDEDQQIIADKWIHIFRALSEERGPWSANPFPNSTVTYWKLDKTEDKWRRRLKLKRNYKFDERLCQPPSKSSNESNASSVNPSVSAKIPEKMKHLLLKGVRGITGDVSSEPCEDNNDMSEPSQNTLSETQGSSDAADSSGYSTSVQNRKEPVSTGGDDDYAAILSSVQCVLVTPKRKLAGQLTITQKALHFSFEFLVEGTGGTSVFNRYQEKDSDPKNDLGGAEKLKGSLDGGRGNATESGDALMKNTSNNIKHHRRWKISRIKAVHWTRYLLQYTATEIFFDDANAPVFLNFSSQNDAKNIGSLLVSLRNDALFPKGSTKDKNSVISFVDRKVALEMAESARESWRRREMSNFEYLMILNTLAGRSYNDLTQYPIFPWILSDYSSEKIDFNKSSSFRDLSKPVGALDAKRFKVFEERYLNFCDPDIPSFYYGSHYSSMGIVLYYLLRLEPFTALHRNLQGGKFDHADRLFQSIESTYRNCLSNTSDVKELIPEFFYMPEFLENSNSYHLGVKQDGEPLGNVGLPPWAKGCPEEFIHINREALESEYVSSNLHHWIDLIFGYKQRGKPAVEAANIFYYLTYEGAVDLENMDDMLQKSAIEDQIANFGQTPIQIFRKKHPRRGPPIPIAHPLYFAPQSITVTSVVPCSSSSSSPVLFVSLLDSNIVVMNEGLVLSVKLWLTTQLQSGGNFTFSGSLEPFFGIGSDVISPRKISTSLAENVDFGRQCLTAVQIHGDNYLILCGNWENSFQIISLGDGRIVQSVRQHKDVVSCVAVSSDGSVIATGSYDTTVMIWHAFRGKSADKKSRNANYDLSTKDHVIIESPYHILCGHDDIITCLFVSTELDIVISGSKDGTCIFHTLREGKYVRSIRHPSGAGLSKLVASQHGRLVFYSDSDLSLHMYSINGKHIASSEANGRLNCMELSCCGEFVVCAGDHGQIVLRSMHSLDVVWRYEGAGKTITSLVVTPEECFLAGTKDGSLIVFSIENPLIRKGTVQRNKIKSSVGG, encoded by the exons ATGAACATCGTGAAGGGCGTCGCCGATCTCCTCCGCaagtcggcggcggcctcgtcgggggttggcggtggcggcggcgggggtggagggggcggcgacggcggcggcggcggcggcggcggcgccggtggttcctcctcctccgctcccgacaggctcgccgccgcgccgtcccccaGGGTCCGCTTCAG TGATAGTGGTGTTGAAGGAGTCTTAAACATGCTTTGGCAGAAATATGAGAATGCCATTGACAAG GCTGAAAAGAAGGAATCCTTGCAAATATTTATCATGCATTTCGTACAAGCATTCAAAGAGTGGGAACTGCAATACACTGAGCAATCAGTTGATCAAGAACCAATATCAGATGATACGGTTTTAGGATGCTCCAGAGGGCATCCTTCTGAGATCATCCTTATTCTTGTGCAGGAGGTTTCTCAAATAACTTCTTTCATTACTGAGA TAGGCAACAGCTGTTCGGAATCCTCTCCTAACATTTCAGAACAATCGTCAGACCTGATGTTAAGCTCTGAGGGATTGAATATTTTGGAATGCTTGACCATTGTTACTCGCTCAGTGCATAACTGTAGAGTATTTAGTTATTATGGAGGTGTGCAGAAGGTCACTGCTCTTCTGAAAG CTGCAGTTGTAAAGCTCAAGACTTTGACCAGTTTGCTTGCCGCAGATGAACAGCTGTCAAACAAAGCCATAGATAACATGAAGATGATGCAAAAGATACTTGTACACATTGTTACAATAATTTCAAACTTCATGAACTTGGAGCCAACTGCTACTAGGTTAACGCAATTTATCAATACTACTGGGAAAACCCTATCAAATGAGTTTTTGGCCACAGTTACTCCAATATCTGCAAAAAGCGCTGTTCATGATACCAACTGGCAGCAAAAGGCCATTGTTGCAGTTATGGAAGCTGGAGGCGTCAATTGGTTAGTAG AACTCTTAAGGGTCATCCGAAGATTGAATTTGAAAGAGCAGTGGACTGACGTGCTACTTCACTTTATAACTTTGCATGCTCTGAGATCAACAATCTCTCAACATGCACGTGCACAGAATCATTTCAGAAGCATTGGAGGACTGGAGGTTCTATTAGATGGACTGGGATTACCATCAAGCAAATTGTCAGTCTCAAAGTATTCTTTTGTCCCCAGTGATGAAAG GAGTGGAATTCTACAGCTCCAGATACTATCGCTGGAAATTCTGAGGGAGGCAGT TTTTGGTAATGTCAACAATTTACAGTTCTTATGTGAAAATGGACGGATACATAAGTTTGCAAACAGCATCTGTTGGCCTGCATTTATGCTTCAGGGGTTTCATCAACAAAAGGCACTTGACTCTCGAGTGCAGAACTGTAAGCTTGAAGAAAGCACTGGGATATCGCTTACATCAGAATCTTTTGCAAGTCCTATTGATATTCTTGATACAACTGAATGGACTGAGTATTCTGTAAAGCTGAGCATAGCactttgttcttttcttcttcctcctaacGAGATAAGGAACTCTTCTGGTGCAGTTGATAGCCAAGTTTCTCTGTCCATCTCAGTGGCATACTGTGAGCAATGTGCAAGATGGATTATAAAGGTTCTTTCAACAGTTTTTCCATGCATCAAAGCTTGTGCTAGTGAATCTGAATTGCCCAACCATACAAG GATTTTGGCAAATACCCTACAGCATTATATTCTTTGCACATTCAGGAAGGTTCTCATTTCAGTACCAGCTCTGCTCAAATCTTTTCGCGCTGAGGGTTTATGGAGTCTGATATTTTCAGAtaaatttttttactttggaTCATCTATGGAGTATATTCATCATATTGTTTGTGACACACAAAACAATCATTTTATTGATGCTACTGAATCAGCTGGTTCTAAAGGCCTTAATCAAGCTGATGTCAACATTCTTCAAGCAGAAGCTATTTCCTTCTTGGAGTTTGCCGCAACAATAAATGAGAACACAAACAATCTG CCAGAGTGCTCAGCGTTATTAGATGTGCTTGAACGTTGCACTTATGATCCTGGATTAGCTGGAACTATTCTTAAGAGTTTTCATGTTATCCTGCAACTTGCCACTGAACAGACTATATCCTCCTTTAAATCATTGGACGCGCTTACCAGAGTCCTGAAGGTTGCATGTCTTCAAGCACAACATCTAAGGAAGCTTTCCCATCCTGGAGATGGCTTAAGTGGAAATGTTTTTCAATCAGAAAATGTTCAGATGTCTTCTTCAGATGAGAAGATTAAAAGTACTATTGCATGTGTGGAATTGGCTTTCAATCTTTTCAAGGAATACACCACAATATCTGAGCTTGGAAGGATTCTAGTTTTACATAATGCCAATTGTATTGAgtgtttatttgatttattCCAAGAAGAAAACCTCCGAAAAAATGTATTGGAGCAAGTTCTTGACTTATTTAGG TTACCTTCAGCATCAGCACAAGATCATACAGCAAAGTTGCAGCTATGTTCAAAATATTTGGAGGCTTTCACTCgtgcaaaagaaaaggaggactTCGCAGAATTGTCTATTGATCTATTAGTTAACATGAGAGAGATCATTATGATAGATCGCATG tattatcaaAATCTGTTCCGCAATGGGGAGTGCTTCCTGCATATTGTATCCTTACTGAATGGGACTTTTGATGAAGCAGTTGGTGAACAATTAGTCCTTAATGTCCTTCAGACGTTGACTGTATTACTTGCTGAAAATGATGTGTCAAAG GCTTCCTTTAGAATGCTGGTTGGCGTGGGTTATCAAACACTGCAAAGCTTGCTGTTGGACTTCTGTAAATGGTTACCTAGTCAGAAACTCTTGGATGCCATACTTGGCATGCTTGTTGATGGGACATTTGATAAAAACGAAGAAACCACAATAAAG aaTGAAGATGTGATCAtactatttttaaatgttttacaAAAG AGCAGCACTGCACTCCAGCATTATGGGCTTGTGGTCCTACAACAGTTGCTCAAGGGATCCATTACAAATAGAAGTTCTTGTTTCAAAGCAGGATTTCTTAGTTTTCTTCTTGATTGGTTTTCAGTAGAGGAAACTGATGATACTGTCATAAAAATTGCCGAGTTGATTCAGATTATTGGTGGGCACAGTATTTGCGGGAAAGATATACGAAAAATATTTGCCCTCCTGCGTGATGAGAAGATTGGTGTCAAGCAGAAGCGTAATTCATTGCTTTTGACAAGTCTTAGTCACATGCTCAAGGAAAAGGGACCTGAAGCTTTCTTTGAATTTAGTGGTCATGACTCT GGCATTGAAATAAAATCACCTGTTCAATGGCCTTACAATAAGGGCTTATCCTTTTGCTGCTGGTTAAGGGTGGAAAGTTTCCTTGAGAATAGCATGATGGGGCTTTTCTCCTTTTTCACGGAAAGTGGAAAAGGATGTTTGGCTATGCTTGGGAAAGATGCTCTAATCTTTGAG TCTATCAGTCAAAAACATCAGTGTGTTTTGTCGCCTCTAAGCCTCCCAACAAAGCAATGGATATTCCTTTCTGTTACTCATTCAGTAGGGAGAGCATTCTCTACTGGAAGCCAGCTGAGATGCTATGTCGATGGTGGCCAGATATCGAATCAAAAATGCAG GTGGGCAAAAGTTAATGAAGTAATGACTCGCTGCAGTATTGGCACAGATTTGATGCCCATTGGTGAAGAACCTACTTCCCTTGGTTTTGAGAGCACTTCTGCCTTTGTTGGTCAAATGGGCCCAGTCTATGCATTTTCTGATGCTCTTTCTTCGGAACAAATAAAAGGCATATATAATCTAGGACCAAGTTACATGTACTCTTTCCTTGGTGATCAAAACTTGCTTATGAATGTTGACACTCTGTACAAGGGTATTCTGGATGGAAAGGATGGCATTTCATCCAAGATGATTTTTGGCTTGAATGCACAG GCTAGTAACAATAGAACTTTGTTCAATGTATCTGCTGCACTTGATGGTCTTGACAAGAGTAAGTTTGAGGCAACTATCATGGGTGGGACAAAGTTATGCTCCCGGCGCTTGCTGCAGGAAATAATTTATTGTGTTGGTGGTGTCTCTGTATTTTTCCCTCTTCTGATCCACTTTGACGATGCTGTAATTCATAGTAGAGAACCTGCCATTGGTGATGAATTGGCAGGTCAAGTTGTTGAGCTTGTTGCATCTGTTTTGGATGGAAATGTAGCAAATCAGCAACAAATGCATCTTCTTTCTGGATTCTCTATATTAGGGTTCTTGTTTCAATCTGTTTCACCACAGCTGTTAAATTTTAAGACTCTTTCGTCGTTGAAGTACATGCTTAATGTTTTGAAGAACTGTG GTATGTCAGACGTTCTATTGAAAGATGCTCTTTCACAAATTTATCTGAACCCACATATTTGGGCGTATGCAAGCTATGAAGTGCAGAGAGAACTTTATTTGCTTCTAATACAATATTTTGAATGCGATGGGAAATGTTTGCCAATGTTGTGTGGGCTCCCAAGGATCATTGACATTGTACTCCAGTTTTATTCAGAAAAGACTGATTTAAGGTCTTCTAAGACTTCTCTGCATCCTGTTACCAAAAAAGTGATTGCAGAGAGGCCAAACATAGAAGAAATTCGCAAGATCCGTCTGCTCCTATTGAGTCTGGCAGAAATGAGTATAAA GTTAAAGGTTTCTCAACATGATATAACGACACTTGTGTCCTTTTTCGAGAGAAGTCAAGATGTTGCATGTATTGAAGATGTACTTCACATGATTATTCGTGCTTTATCACATAATTCACTCCTATCATCTTTCTTGGAGAAAGTGAATCCCCTTGGTGGCTGTTACATCTTCATTAATCTTCTTAAGAG GGAGTTCGAGCCAATTCGCCTCTTGGGACTTCAGTTTCTTGGAGAACTTCTGGTTGGAGTTCCTTCTGAGAAAAAAGGACCAAAATTTTTTGGCCTTCCTGTAGGACGGCCTAGATCTATTTCTGAAAATCTAAGGAAAGGCATGACAGCAGCACCTCAACTGTTCTTCTATTCAATATCTGAAAGACTTTTCAAATTTCCACTTTCGGATCATTTACGTGCTACTCTCTTTGATGTCCTTCTTGGTGGGGCCAGTCCTAAGCAG GTCTTACAGAAACGTTCCCAATCTGAAGTGTCAAAAGATAGTGCCATCTCTTCAGCGAGCTTGTCTCCATTTGCTGTTCCTCAGATTTTGGTCtgtatatttaaatatatgcaATCTTGTCAAGACACGTTAGCACGGACTAAGATCTTGAGTGATCTTCTTGATTTGCTGGATTCAAACCCTTCTAATGTTGAAGCCCTTGTG GAGTACGGTTGGAGCTCTTGGCTTGAGACATCTGTGAAACTTGATGTATTTAGGGACTACAAATCAAGTTCAGAAGCTGAGGATAACACTTATGAAACCAATGAGTTAATCCTTGTGAGGAACATGTATTCATTGGTCCTCACCTACTGCTTGTGCTCTATGAAAGGTGGCTGGCATCAGCTGGAAGATACAACAAATTTCCTTCTCTTGAAAATCGAGCAG GGTCAGTTGCCGAATTCCTGTCTGATACGAGACATCTTTGAAGACATTGTGGGAAGCTTGCTTGAGACATCTTCTGAAGAAAATCTTTTTTTGCAACCTTGCCGTGATAATATATTGTATCTTCTGAAGCTTATCCATGAATTGTTTGTTGATCAAATCGGAATTAAACTATTG TTTCCTTCACCTGGCTTATCTGCACAATCTTCATCTGATGACTCTCTAATAGAGGACATTAACACCTCTGTTGTTGAAATACTAAATGCTGAGGGTAGCGGCCAACTTACAAG CTTTCCTTGGAGTAATAGCACATATACTGATGGAGATAAACTGAGTGATGATTGGTGGAGCTTTTACGACAagatatggactcttctttgcAATTTGAATGGCAGAGGACAAAATAGATTGACTCCAAAGGGTTCAAATGCTGCTGTCCCATCTATTGGACAACGGGCACGTGGGCTGGTAGAATCACTGAATATCCCGGCCGCGGAGATGGCTGCTGTAGTGGTAACTGGAGGAATTGGTTCTGCACTAAGTGGAAAGGCGAACAAGAATGCTGACAAAGCTATGATGTTAAGAGGCGAGAGATTCCCAAGAATCATCTTCCATCTTATAATTTTGTATCTGTGCAAAGCTGGCTTggaaaacttatccaa GTCTTTACTTAGGGGGAGATCCCAGTATGGGGGGCTTGATGATGGTGCCCGTTCTCATATTATGTCGCCATTGATTTTTGAAATTCTCGTACAAGGGAAGTCTCTGCTTGCCACTAATATGTTGGCAAGAGATGATTCCACTGAAGTAAATAGCAATAAGGATTCTGGTTATGTTCTTAATTTTGTTCAGAAGGACCGGGTTCTTGCTGCG GCTGCTGATGAGGTCAAATACATGAAGGATGCAAAGGCTGATCGCCTGAGGCAGCTCCAGGAACTTCATTCCAAAATTGATGAGAGCTTAATTGAAGATATAGAACAACTGCAAAGCTTTGAGGATGACATACAGTTTGCTAAGTCTGCTGCCATTTCTGTGGACGACAGTAGAAAAGCAGCTCTCCAGCTTGCGTTTGATGAGGATCAGCAAATAATTGCA GACAAATGGATACATATTTTTCGTGCTTTGAGTGAGGAAAGAGGACCATGGTCTGCTAACCCATTTCCAAATAGTACTGTGACGTACTGGAAACTTGACAAGACAGAAGATAAATGGCGGCGACGACTGAAACTCAAGCGTAACTATAAGTTTGATGAACGCCTTTGTCAGCCACCATCCAAATCTAGTAATGAAAGCAATGCCTCGTCTGTCAACCCCTCTGTTAGTGCCAAAATTCCAGAAAAAATGAAGCACTTACTTCTGAAAGGAGTTCGTGGAATTACAGGGGATGTTAGTTCTGAACCTTGCGAGGATAACAATGACATGAGTGAGCCTTCCCAGAATACCCTGTCTGAGACCCAGGGCTCAAGTGATGCTGCAGATTCTTCAGGTTATTCTACTAGTGTTCAAAATAGGAAAGAACCAGTGTCTACTGGTGGAGATGACGACTATGCTGCA ATTCTGTCATCAGTTCAATGTGTTCTTGTAACCCCAAAGAGAAAACTCGCTGGACAATTGACTATTACACAAAAAGCCctgcatttttcttttgaatttttgGTTGAGGGCACTGGAGGAACATCTGTTTTCAACAGATATCAAGAAAAAGATTCTGACCCCAAGAACGACCTGGGGGGTGCAGAAAAACTGAAGGGTAGTCTTGACGGAGGACGAGGCAATGCAACTGAATCTGGTGATGCTCTGATGAAAAATACATCAAACAACATCAAACACCATAGAAGGTGGAAAATAAGCAGG ATAAAAGCAGTTCATTGGACACGGTACCTACTACAATATACTGCAACGGAGATATTCTTTGATGATGCCAATGCACCTGTGTTTCTTAATTTTTCCTCCCAAAATGATGCTAAAAACATTGGGTCTCTCTTAGTGTCCCTGAGAAATGATGCTTTGTTCCCCAAAGGAAGTACTAAAGACAAAAACAGTGTTATTTCTTTTGTTGACAGAAAGGTTGCCCTTGAAATGGCTGAGAGTGCTAGGGaaagttggagaagaagagaaatgaGCAATTTTGAGTATCTAATGATTCTCAACACTCTTGCTGGACGATCTTACAATGACTTAACTCAATATCCTATATTCCCTTGGATATTGTCTGACTATTCGTCAGAGAAAATTGATTTCAACAAGTCATCCAGTTTCCGTGACCTGTCAAAACCCGTTGGTGCCTTGGATGCCAAACGCTTTAAG GTTTTTGAAGAAAGATATCTTAATTTCTGTGATCCTGATATACCAAG TTTTTATTATGGATCTCACTACTCTAGCATGGGAATCGTTCTTTATTACCTTCTTAGGCTTGAGCCTTTTACTGCTCTGCACCGCAATCTGCAG GGTGGAAAGTTTGATCACGCAGATCGTCTTTTTCAGAGCATTGAAAGTACATATAGGAACTGCTTATCAAATACAAGTGATGTCAAAGAGCTTATACCTGAGTTCTTTTATATGCCCGAGTttcttgaaaattcaaattcctATCACCTTGGTGTAAAGCAGGATGGTGAACCTTTAGGCAATGTTGGTCTCCCTCCATGGGCAAAG GGTTGTCCAGAAGAATTCATTCATATCAACCGCGAAGCTCTTGAAAGTGAATATGTAAGCTCTAATCTCCATCACTGGATTGACCTCATATTTGGTTATAAACAGCGCGGCAAGCCTGCTGTTGAG GCGGCAAACATATTTTACTATTTGACATACGAGGGTGCAGTTGATTTGGAAAACATGGATGATATGTTGCAGAAATCTGCTATTGAGGACCAAATTGCAAATTTTGGACAAACACCTATTCAAATTTTCCGGAAGAAACACCCAAGAAGAGGCCCCCCTATACCAATTGCTCACCCACTATATTTTGCCCCACAATCGATAACAGTGACTTCTGTTGTCCCTTGCTCTAGTAGCTCCTCATCACCTGTATTGTTTGTTAGCTTGTTGGACTCAAACATTGTTGTGATGAACGAAGGACTTGTACTGTCAGTAAAGCTTTGGCTAACTACACAATTGCAGTCTGGTGGAAACTTCACGTTTTCTGGATCACTG GAACCTTTCTTTGGAATTGGCTCTGATGTAATTTCTCCCCGTAAAATTAGCACTTCCCTGGCCGAAAACGTTGATTTTGGAAGGCAATGCCTAACAGCAGTTCAAATTCATGGTGATAATTATTTAATTCTGTGTGGTAATTGGGAGAATAGTTTTCAGATCATTTCCCTTGGTGATGGAAGAATTGTGCAGAGCGTCCGGCAGCATAAAGATGTTGTCAGCTGTGTGGCAG TTTCATCAGATGGAAGTGTAATTGCAACCGGAAGTTATGACACAACTGTTATGATCTGGCATGCATTCCGAGGAAAATCAGCTgataaaaaatcaagaaatgcAAATTATGATCTGTCTACTAAGGATCATGTTATTATCGAAAGCCCTTATCATATTTTATGTGGCCATGATGATATTATCACATGCTTATTTGTTAGTACGGAACTAGATATCGTTATCAGTGGATCAAAAGATGGAACATGTATATTTCATACATTGCGTGAGGGAAAATATGTTCGATCCATTCGACATCCATCAGGAGCTGGCTTGTCGAAACTGGTAGCATCGCAGCATGGCAGACTAGTATTTTACTCCGACAGTGACCTATCCTTGCATATGTATTCCATAAATGGAAAACATATTGCTTCTTCGGAAGCCAATGGCCGTCTCAATTGCATGGAACTAAGTTGTTGTGGTGAGTTTGTGGTATGTGCTGGTGATCATGGACAAATTGTTCTTCGCTCTATGCATTCTCTTGATGTTGTATGGAGGTATGAGGGAGCTGGGAAGACTATAACTTCACTAGTTGTGACTCCAGAGGAGTGCTTCTTGGCAGGAACCAAGGATGGCAGTTTGATTGTATTTTCAATAGAAAACCCTTTAATTCGAAAAGGCACTGTTCAGCGGAACAAGATAAAATCTTCTGTGGGTGGTTAG